ccTTAAAAATATTGGTATTTAATATACTCCAATCCTACTAACGTATTACTATTATTGGAACCCATaacatttaatatattataatcaTTTATTTATGGGTCATGTTAACGGATGTTCTTATGGAAATcgttaataaattataatcgAAAAGTTTTGGCATTACTTTcatggaaaaatataaaaagctattaacaacatttattattttattattctctctATAAAATGTTactaaaaatagtttctaaactAATACTCTAAAGACattggttaacatttccctttatttatttacctAGTCATGttatataaagaaatatgaTTGGTCAACTAAATACAATGACATTTTCCGCTTCAATAAGTATAGCGCCAACCATCATCAATGacgtttttcatatatattttttctttcaaaccaGCAATGAGGCAGTGACTTATGTGACACAATAACATAAAcatttagttttaattaaaaaacgcACTCATACAGAATAAAACATTAAGAATATGTGTACTACAAATAGGACTTTTGTTCACAAATTTTAGTCTTTCACCACCATTACACAAccatttcaaagaaaaaaaaaatatcgaaacacaaacacacagagATATAGAGGCAATGGCTGCTAGTGTTGGAAAGGAAGTGAGCAACAAGCAGCTGATATTGAGGGACTATGTCACCGGTTCTCCCAAAGAATCAGACATGTACGTGAAAACTAGTACTATCAAATTGGAGATCCCAAATGGATCAAAAGCAGTTCTGTTGAAGAACCTCTACTTATCATGCGATCCTGTTATGCGGATTCGCATGAATAGAGCTGAAGATTCGATCTTCACTTCCTATACCCCTGGCTGGGTAAGCCTCTATTTTCGTGTACACATATACAGTAATACACacaacaatttttacaacagttgaattagtaaattttaATTCGTTCTTACTTGGGCCTATCACAATTTGACTCATCGACAGttgtgaattattttttgtgaattgttttgtgactctctctctccatatatatattgatcatttttattatgatgTAGATATGACTATTAATGCAAATTGATTGGTAataagttttgagttttgagctAGCGATTATGAATTGGTGCAAACATGCAGGCATTATCTGGGCATGGAGTGGCTAAGGTTTTGGATTCCAGGCATCCAGACTACAAAGAAGGTGACTTTGTTTGGGGACCAGCAGTATGGGAAGAGTACAGCCTAGTCGAGGAACCTAACCTTACAAAAATTCACCATACAGATGTACCACTTTCCTATTACACTGGAATTCTTGGTCAGTTATTTGGTTTAATGGTCATTAATTTTGCCTCTcacaatatatatttaacttATCCAATCAACTATGGCTACAAAATCTTCCAAGATAACAAATTGTTATTTTGGCAGCTTTTATAATTGCGAgtgctcctttttctttagtgagtggttttcacttttcagaTCATCATATGTGCTTGTATTTTTACTGTCACTTGTACTAATCAGGAGGATACTTTTTGAATTAAGgatcctaatgatcaagatttagattaaatattataaatataagataTATCTGAACCATATATACACCcttaaatataagaaataaaatcttatccatattatatttttctttttctttttctttaatctgaagataatatttttttttcatataatataaaaacGATTGACAAATTAGATtcatgttgatttttttttttttttttgggttccccTCCATATTTTGAATGTGTTCATATACAGGTTATCCTGGTATAACAGCATATGCTGGTTTCTACGAAATTTGTTCTCCTAAGAAAGGAGAATATGTCTTCGTTTCATCTGCTTCCGGCGCAGTTGGTCAGCTGGTTGGACAATTCGCAAAGTTAACGGGTTGCTATGTGGTTGGAAGTGCAGGAAGTCAACAAAAGGTCtactaactcttttttttttttttttttttaattaaaaaagatctAGTAACTTATTATATTGTAtagataacataaaataaactaTGCAATCTCAtgtttcaattatatatattttttctatatttcttttctgtttttagaaattaaatatctcatcctttttgttttatttttattttttataacaatattggcatatatatttttagtgattaattaattctaaaatcctaattcctcaaaaaaaaaaaaaaaaaaaagaagaagtaatatCAGGATAATTCCTTTAGTTATATAATTTCTAGGGAATCTTTTTGTTGCGTAGCTTCCTGGAAATTAGTACTGATCGATTGCTTTCCCTTTGACCACTGTATGCTTTTAAATTGTTCATGGCATATACATGTGTAATAAATAACAAGTGATGTCAAGgtattagaattttattataagaacatcataaattgatatattagtttacaaattcaaagcaaactataattgaaaattgacgTGACAGTGACAATTTAACTACTAATGTATCAccattttaatttctcttttttcttttttaataattgttttttgaaaCCATTTACACTAGTcatcaagtattgaaacttgtaatacttttattatttttcatttatatattgaACTAACATGATGAGAATTTAGAACTTTTTGAATTTCTGACTATTTATCGACTTTCTGTAGTCACCATCTAATTTTTCATATCTAATTCTCTCTTTGAAAGCAAGTGGCATGAAATACGTTGCCATGTCTCTACTAATGTTCTGGAAATAGTGCACATATGAAATAAttactttccttttttgtttcttggtAAAGGAGAGATGGTGCTAATTGCATATGTAACCTCTGTTAAATGAAATAATGAATACTTATTTATTGTCTTCAATCAGGTTGATTTATTGAAGAACAAGTTTGGGTTTGATGAGGCTTTCAATTATAAAGAGGAGCATGATTTGAATGCTGCTTTGAAAAGGTCAGTATTTGCTACCGTGTGTCACACGTGGTACCAATCTAACATGTCACCATAAGCTTTTAAAGCTCACTTTTTTCTACATgatatatattctaatttttctctttaatgttacaaaatagggttaaaatatataaaatcatagTTGTttgatactaaaaaaaatttatcttctcAGAAGTCATTTTTCACAAATTATgttatctaaatttttatttattaatacaaTACACGTTactattggtttttattttggcATGGCAGGTATTTCCCAAATGGTATTGACATTTACTTTGAGAACGTAGGAGGGAAAATGCTTGATGCAGTTCTTCTAAACATGAGAGACCACGGGCGCATAGCTGGATGTGGAATGACCTCAACCTACAATCTTGATGAGCCAGAAGGGATTAAAAATTTGATGTTTATCATATACAAGCGAATTCGTATGGAAGGATTTTCAGCTATTGAATACTATCACCTCTATCCCAAGTTCTTAGACCACATATTGCCATACATTAGAGAATCAAAGATAGTATATGTGGAAGACTTAGCTGAAGGCCTTGAGAATGGGGCAGCAGCTCTCCTAGGACTCTTTAGTGGCCGCAATGTTGGAAAACAAGTACTTGTAGTTGCTCGTGAATAAGAGCAAGTTTGGTACAGTGAATGAATTGGAATAAAATCCTATGCATGTATTTGACAATTGGTTAATTTTGTATCACAATctcatatatatacatttagagAAGATTAATAAATGAGATGttattttttaaggattttttatttttataattatatgcAAAGAGGGGTTTGTATTTATTGAGATATATTAATTCTTAATATTATTCTACATATATTAAGGAATAGTTATTGTTATTCTCTTGGAGAGATATAACTATTCATTGGTTTAATAGCATTCACACTAGCTCCAAAGGAGTTTTTTGACTGAAATAATGATAGAAGTatattaatcaaaagaaaatacaaaagaaagcCTGGCCCAGGAGTTTTACAGTACTGAAATTGGCCCAAAGAACAATGGACCTATTACTCCAGAAGcaccaaaacttaaaaaaaaaaaaaacaaaaacaaaacaaaacatggtATATTCGTAAACATATATTTCATCTGTGGGGGAGGGACTTGGCAAGTCTCTGATATTCTTTGAGCAACGAGTCTGCCTGCTTAAAAATCTCATTCGGATGGGTTCGAACATGCTTAAACTGGAAGCAGCTATGAGAGTTCCACAAAGACCACAACGTTATAGCCCACAGCTCGAGTTCCTTTCTGTCAAGCCTCTATATCATATGACGTGCAAGCATGAAGAAATTCTCGGCCAAGGAACTGCTCTTTTGCAGCTTACCCCGAACCAAAGCCTAGACGTTACGGGCAAACGGGCACTCCCGTAGAATATGCTCTGCTGTTTCATCCTGTTGGTTGCAAAAGAAGCACTTAGGGTCAATCTGCACTTTCTGCCAGGCACAAGGTTGGATTTTGtaggtgttagagatatatagtACAAG
The Quercus lobata isolate SW786 chromosome 10, ValleyOak3.0 Primary Assembly, whole genome shotgun sequence DNA segment above includes these coding regions:
- the LOC115965361 gene encoding 2-alkenal reductase (NADP(+)-dependent)-like; its protein translation is MAASVGKEVSNKQLILRDYVTGSPKESDMYVKTSTIKLEIPNGSKAVLLKNLYLSCDPVMRIRMNRAEDSIFTSYTPGWALSGHGVAKVLDSRHPDYKEGDFVWGPAVWEEYSLVEEPNLTKIHHTDVPLSYYTGILGYPGITAYAGFYEICSPKKGEYVFVSSASGAVGQLVGQFAKLTGCYVVGSAGSQQKVDLLKNKFGFDEAFNYKEEHDLNAALKRYFPNGIDIYFENVGGKMLDAVLLNMRDHGRIAGCGMTSTYNLDEPEGIKNLMFIIYKRIRMEGFSAIEYYHLYPKFLDHILPYIRESKIVYVEDLAEGLENGAAALLGLFSGRNVGKQVLVVARE